ATTCAGGGATGAGAGTCAGGGATGGGATTCAGGGATGGGATTCACCTCTGGATGTTGCTGGGCCTTGGGGACAatcccaccagccccaggacCTCCTGCCCGAACCACCCCTCAGGAAGCCCTCTCCTCTTAGGGACTTGGAAATGAGGTTGGAAAAACCTTTCAGACCATCAGATCCAACCTGACAACTCTTtccaggaaggaattttttcccaaCCTTCAACCTAGGGGCTCACCTGGGCAACTTGAGGCCCTTTCCTCTTGTCCCTCTGGGGGacactgggctggcagagctgccacagGGAATGGCACCACCCAGAAGATGGGTCCAAGGGGTCCAAACCATCAacttccccctccccatggGATGGGGAATTCACCTGCCTGCTGCTAAAGCCACCTGAAAATCCCTCTCTGGGGTTTATCCCTCTCTGGGGTCTATCCCTCTCCTTCAGAGATGTTTCTGCCCTTGGGTGACAAAATTCAAGCCTTGCTCCACCACTTCTCCAGTTTAAACTGGTGGAGGGTGGCTGGTGCAAAACTGGACCAGTATCTGCTGGGAGGTGGATCAGGACCTTGAGGGAAAAGACTAAATCTgagtctaattttttttttttttggaccaAGTGATaaagtgattctgcccctgtgctcagccctggggaggccacagcttgagtcctgtgtccagttctgggcccctcagctcaggaaggagattgaggtgctggagcaggtccaaaggaggcaactgggctggggaagggactggagcacagatcctctgaggagaggctgagggagctgggggtgttgaggctggagaagaggaggctcaggggagacctcatcactctctccaactccctgaaaggaggttggagccaggggggggttgggctcttttcccaggcaactctcagcaagacaagagggcacaagagggctcaagttgtgccaggggaggtttaggttggccatgagaaagaatttctttctggagagggtgatcaggcattggaatgggctgcccagggaaggggtggattctccatccctggagctatttcaaaagagcctggatgtggcactcagtgccatgggctgggaaccacggggggagtggagcaagggttggacttgatgagctctgagctcccttccaacccagccagttctgtgattctgtgattctatgaaagctgTTGACTCTGCAAACAGAATGCCCTGGGGCTGGGTCAGCCTGGGGATTTTCTGTAACCACTCTCAGGATGTTTATTGCACAGGGGTATTTTTATATTGCAGTGTGAGGttggctgggaaaaaaaaaaacacaacaaaaaaccagggaaaaagAATCTCAGGACCTTTAGGTCAGGGGTGGGGCTGGGACAGACAAAACCACCAGCCCAAGCACTGTGTCACACCCCCAACCTTTGCTTCATATTTCTCTTtacctttgttttattttttccttatttactCTCCCCAGTGCCCTGTTGTGAATCCTCACTTTCACTTTCAAGCTCCTGTTGTTGTTCCatggttttttttaccttgtatttctttttttcctttcctttcctttcctttcctttcctttcctttcctttcctttcctttcctttcctttcctttcctttcctttcctttcctttcctttcctttcctttcctttcctttcctttcctttccttcccttcccttcccttccctccccttccctttctttattttctttcctttcctcttttttcttttgttcttttcttttctcttttcttttttttctttcttttctcttttcttttcttttcttttcttttcttttcttttcttttcttttcttttcttttcttttcttttcttttcttttcttttcttttcttttcttttcttttcttttctttccttttctttccttttcttttctttccttttctttccttttctttccttttctttccttttctttccttttcttttcttttttcttttttctttcctcttttctcttctcttcttctttcttttctatttttttattttcttttcttttttctttcctattttttcttttctattttttccttttcttttttcttttttcttttttcctttttcttttttcctttttcttttttcctttttcttttttcctttttcttttttcctttttcttttttcctttttcttttttccttttccttttttcctttttcttttttcctttttcctttcctttccttttcaccttcatttttttccttcctccttcaaTTTTCCCCAGCCAGTCCTGATACAAGGTGTCATCCAAAGGGCCCCTTTAGATCACTTTTCCACCCTCTCccattaacagattttttttttcccatttaatcACCTTTCAATCCCAGTTTTCCCAACACCTTGTTGCAGCCCGAGCCCCATGGCTCAttgctgccagctctgtgcattttttttcctggggagGTGGATTTTTCTGGAATTGTttggcagctggggctgtgctgggtgaaCAGCAGCACCCAAGAGCCACCTCCAGCTGGGTCATAGCAGGAGGTGGGTGCCAAAGGCTCCAGAAGCACCTGGAGCAGCAGTTAGAGGCTTTGTTTACAGAActtatctatttttatttttttttcctggtgccAGGGCAGGCAAAAGGAGCCTCTGGACCCTGCCTGTTCCCAGGAGATGCTTTGGGGTTGGcacaaggggaggaggaggaggatgctgggcTCAGGGTGTGCAAAGCTCTGCAAGAGTTTTTCTTGGCTGGAAGTCTGGAAATccacagggcagctctgggcaagctctgccagggacctttccctgccctggagaagcttctatttctttttttttaattatattttttttttaaatttttaaaaaaatgactcCCATAAGACACTAACCCTGGAGAAGCTTCTATTTccttttatgtaatttttttttaatttatttttttaaaaattactccCATAAGACACTAACCCTGGAGAAGcttctatttccttttatttttttttttttaatttttaaaaaattactcccATAAGACACTAATCCTAGagaagattttatttccttttatttatttattttttaattttttaaaaatcactccCATAAGACAGTAGCTGGgaaacccttttttttcttttttcttttttttttttttcttttttcttttttctttttcttttttctttttttttctttttttctcttttttctttttcttttttttttctttttttttcttctctttttttcttttttattccttttttctttttcttttttattcctttttcttcttttttctttttctttcttttttttcttttttattccttttttctttttttttattcctttttcttttttttctttttctttcttttttttcttttttattcctttttctttttttctttttctttcttttttttcttttttattcctttttttctttttcttttttattcctttttcttttttcttttttttcttctttcttttttttcttttttttctttttttcttttttttttcctgtgttgttttattttgtttagtgCACATAACAACATCTACCTATAGGCAGTGCCTGTTTAAGGTGTATGTGCTACccctctactctactctactctactctactctactctactctactctactctactctactctactctactctactctactctactcaGCAGTTATGTCCAGTatggggggaagaaaaaaatattaatgcaagTATCCCACATATATCTGTATCTGGACTGAGCAAGCCTGCTTCACTGTGATGAACACACAGGGGTGTATCTATGGAGTAAACCCCTAGTAGGGGTTAGCAGTGCCTCAGGCACATGCAGCTGGTGTGTACACACACGTATCTATGGAGTAAACCCCTAGTAGGGGGTTAGCAGTGCCTCAGGCACATGTAGCTGGTGTGTACACACACGTATCTATGGAGTAAACCCCTAGTAGGGGGTTAGCAGTGTCCCCACCACCCAGAGACCCCCAGGGGACATATCGCGGCTATCGCTCTATCGCCGACCTCCGGAGGTGAGCAAGGGGCCCCGCTTGGTTCTACCCCGAGCTTGGTGGGGGTGGAACGGGCAGCAGGGGCGGGAGCTCCATCGGAACCTCCCCCTCCCGtgtttcccccccttctttcgGGGCGGAGGTTCCCGCCGGCTCACGCCGATCCCGCCGCGATGTCGGGCCGCGGGCAGGAGCCCGACAGGTgagcggggctggggggcactgggggtaCCCCCTGACCCCCCTCCGCCTCCCGGGgccctccccagcatccccgGGGCCTGGCGGGCGTCCCCCGGCCACTCCCACCCCTATAATCCCTTTCCCTGCATCCTCCCCGCCGTCCCTCTCGGTGCCCCCCCAACCCCTCTCggtgcccccccagcccctctcgGTGCCCACCTGcccccccagcatcctccccatcccccccgcatcctcccagctctgtccccctcGCCCCCCGCATTCTTCCAGCCTCGTCCCCATcccccctcctcatcccccagcatcctcctgtctcctccatcccccccctATTCCCACCTCCCCCCCTTCCAATcgccattacccctcatcccTGGCCCCTAACGAAGGAtcccaaccccacccccccgatccctccccagcagcacccgCAGCGCTTTGGGGGCGGGGGACTGGGTTTGCACCTGCAGCAGGGGCTTTCCCCCGCTCCCTAAACCCcggccagggctctgctccgCATCTTCCCCGACGCCAAACAAAAGCCGAGGCCGAGCCAGCAGCTTTCCCGCCCTGACGGCCCCCCCGCTCCGCCCCGGGGCTCCGCTTCGGCCCCGTTCCGCTCCCGCTCCGCCTCCTTCCGCGGCTCCGCTCCGCGCATTCCCCCCGCGCGTTCCCCCCGGCggctccgctccgctcccgcTCCGCTACCCCGCTTCCTCCCGGCCCCGCTCCGCGCCTTCCCGCTCCGCTTCCCTCCGCGGCTCCGCTCCGCGCCTTCCCGCTCCGCTCCCCCCGGCAGCTCCTCTCCGCTCTGCTCCCGCTCCGCTTCCCCCCCCTcggccccgctccgctcccACTCcgcttcccccccctccctggcccCGCTCcgcttccccccctccctggatCCGCTCCCGCTCCGCTTTCCCCCCTCCCGggctccgctccgctcccgcTCCGCTTCCTCCCCCCCAGGATCCGCTCCCGCTCCGCTTCCCCCCGCGGCTCcgctccccgcagccccccggtGTTGTTGGTTCCCCGAGGGGGCACCTGACAGCTCTTTAGAACCGaaccttctttctctctttcccccttccccacccctccccgccccgctttggtttttgggggttggAAAACAAGATCGcacccccccagctctgttTTTTGGGGGATCGGGGCTCCCCTTTGTGATTAATCGTGGGCAGTAATTCCTTACACCGAAAAgggtttgaattttttttcctccctgtttttctcctccacagcgtgttgggttgttttttttttttaatttttttttaatttaggagGAGGGAAATGCAGCTGCGAGGAGCCAAGCCTGCTGCAGGCAAACCCTATTTAGCAAGCCAGCACTTGGTTGCACAAACGGTGCTTGGCTCAGGCACTGTCTCGGGGGTATAGCCAGGCAGCTTCAtccaaatctttttttatttatttatttattttttttaagatacagtTTGGCAGCTCAAACCCCGTTGTGTAACTCGTGCCCAGGGTGAAACCCTCACCCAACTCCTGCCTGCCCTTAGCCAGCAAATTCTTACTGCCTGGGGGTGTCCCCCACCTTCCCAGACTTCACCCAGGTCcccctatttatttattttatttttttttagcatctctTCACCCTGGCCGTGTGCTGGGAGCTTTATTTTCTCAGCCACTTCCATCACCACTTTTTTATTGTTGATTTCTATGTTTGAGCCAGCCTGgcatggcagcagctctggctcctgGGGTGATATCCCCACATTCCCAGGGCACAGAGGGCCTGGGATATTTTTCCTGGTGCCACCAAAGTGATGGAGAGCTGGATGTCACCTGCTGGTTTGTGGTGACTGGTGAGTCCCTTCCTTGGCAGCACcttttgtggtggtttttttgttttgttttttctttttgtcctttttttgttcGGTTTGGCTGCAGGGAGATGTTTCTGGAGCTCCCCAGGAAGCTTTCAAGCCCTGATCTTTATCTCTTAACTGATAAAACCAGcccatttcccttttttaatgGAGGCTGAAGGTTGGTTTGGATTTGCCAGGGGCCACAACTGGGTGATGGGCTCAGTTGGAGTCATCTGAGCCCCTGTGTTTATCTGCCACTCTTTATCTGCCACTCCATGGGTTGGATCACCACCAAACCCAGTGAGTGTCTGGCACACAAACCCCAGAGCCAAGGAATCCCTGGCACGTGGAGGGTGAACACCAGGGCTGtcaaaaatcatatttttaacCCTCAGCTTCCCCCCTTAAGTTACCTGGGGACCTCCCAAAGGCAGGGGGTGATGGCAGCGGGGTGCAGGGTGGTGGGTGCAGCCCTGCAGGGGTGGGGGCACAGGGAAAGGCTGCTGGATCCACTCATGGAATTCTCCTTTTGtcttccagcagagcagagtcCCTTTCTTCAGATGAAAAAGGTATGGCcatggggggggagggggtttgTTAAGAGAAATGCCCATCCTTCAGCATGGAAATGACCATTTTATGactgctgggcacccagaggACAAATCTGTTGGGTTGGGTGTCAGGAATAAACTCTGTGccatgagggtggtgggacagtggcagaggttgccctgggaggtggttgaggcctcatccctggagatgttcaaggtgaggtttgaggatgctctgagcaccctgatctgggtgagggtgtccctgagactgcaggagggttggactggatggccctgagaggtcccttccaacccaaattattctgtgattccagaaagctgggagaggttttttttacaagggcagggagtggtaggacaagggggGATGGTTTCCAAAGTGATTTCACTGATTGTACAAAACTGAGTGGCTGTCACACCTGGGGgatgtgctgccatccagcatgacctggaaaagctggaaagctgggcagggaggaaccTAATGAGGTTCAAAAAGGGCACATGGAAAGCAGCCCAGAGGAGGAGGATCTTGGACTCCTGGTAGGCAATAAATTAACCCCGAGCTCCCCTTGTGTCCTTGGGGCCAAATCCAGGAGTGTCCTGGCTGCaatcctgtgtaatgtgctcctGATTTACCctggactaggtgatctccagaggtcccatCCAGCTCCACTGATTctgagaaaaagggggagattGAGATGACATCTTgggaagaaatcctttggggtgagggtgctgagcccctggtttcccagaaaagctgtggctgccccatccctggcagtgttgaaggatggattggatggggcttggagcaacctgggctgtgggaggggtccctgcccatggcaggggtggcactgggggggatttaaggtcccttccatcccaacccagtctgggatccTGTAACACCTTAGTGTAATTTATATGcgttttgattttttttttttttttaatactggtTTTGAAGTTTCATATCCTTTTGCTGTTTATTCCCTTCTTCTGCCCTAATCATCCAAAACCCTCAAGAGAAGCATTAAATCTCTCTCACCTTCCTCTTGCAGAGGTGacagccagcagcacaggggaagagGGCTCAGCTGAGGGGCACCCAGCAGGTGAGCACACAGGAGGATGAGGACTGGGGTGAGCTGGGTGGCCTTGcacccccccacctccccccaccAGGACAAAACCAGGGTGCAGGCACTGCTGCAACTCCTCAGGTCACTTGCTGTGCTTCTCTTAACCTGGGGTTGTCAGAAAAATTTACTAAAGCCACGGGTGGCTCATCCCCTGGGTCACCTCACTGGTGGGACACACCAGCTCCCAGTGGTGCTTCTCCCACCTTACTTGTGTGTCCTGGGAAATTATGATTTAACTGGGATGGCTGAAGCTCCAGAAGAATCACAGGCTGTGTAAAACATTAAATTGAACATCACAACCTCCCCTTCAGAAGGGGCTGGGTGACCCTGGAGTCCTGTCTGATACTGGGGTTTGGTGCTCCCCGGTGCCTCTGGGCTGGGTAGAGTTGGGgtaatggttggactcgatgattttaaagcttttttttgccccagtattttttttctgctgttataTTATTCAGCTAGATGTATTTAAACTTCTGGCTGCATCCTTCTACtgcctttatttcattttccctgTGGCTAATGGGGTGTCATTTTGTTAAGGAGAGGACGGGTCCGAAAACAGCTCCAGCAGTAGCTCAGAAGAGGATTCGGGTGAGCACAGCCtctctttttatatatttccaCCCTTTTGGAGACACATTTTGGTTTAAGCCAGCTGCTTTTCATGGGAATAGCCTCGGGGTTGCTGTGTAAGACTCGGATTCTGAAAAGCAAGAGGATGTTTTTGTGGGCAGCTGATTTTCTGGAGGAAAGaacagaggaaggagcagctcctgttgctgcagccccacagaCACAATCCCCACAGATGCTTTTATACCACAGCAGTTGTCCGAGTACTGAGGGGCTGTAAATCTGCTCCAAAACTGGCAGCAAGAGTGGCAAAACAggatggacaggaaaagaatcaAAGGAAGCCTTTGGTGCTGCTGAAAAGCCCGCGGGATTGTGCTGACGTGGGTTCcccccccctcacaccccccccaGCAGTTTATTGGGGTTTTAGGCAAGATTGAGAGAGTCTTGAGTGAAATAATTAGGAAGTTTTTTCTCAGCAGATTCGGAGGAGTTGGATGGCAGAAGGTCGGGTGAgtattggtttggtttttccctcctctgagcctagcagggagagggggaggatgCTCAGGGGTGGGAGTGCTGGGAATGTCCCTGAGGGCTGGCCCAGCCATCTCCTCTGTGTCCATCAGGAAAACAACTTGCTGGAGAGCTTATGAAGGATATTTGGGGGGGTTGGTGTCCTGAGGTGACTTTGGGACAGTCCCCTGCCTGCAGAGAGAAGGGTGTTGGTGGCGTTGGGTGGCACAGTGCCCAGGCCACTTTATTCTGTTGGCCAACAGGTCCTTGGCACAACACCCCCTGCCAAATCCACCTTTAGGGCTGAAAGTTTGTCagctctgcttgctttctgctgtgctgagggTTAGCAAGGAGGATTCAGGCACTTTTAGGTCACTTTAGGAACAAATAAGCTGCCCTGGCCTGGTTACCTGCTCCCTGGGAAGTGCTTCCACACCAGGTGGTAAAAACTTTGGATGTGGCACAAGGAGACTCATCCTGGGGATGaaaatttatttggttttttttttttccacccctgCAAAACGTTTTCCCTGATTTAGGGGCCAGTGATGAGCTTTTGGCTAGTGGTTTATCCTGATCTTTGGCTTCATCCCCACGCCGTGTGAAGCGTGTGCACTCTGGGATGTCAGTGAATGTACAAGGACTTGTGAATACTCTCCCTGGGGTTTTATGCACCTGAGCAAATTATTTTAGTGGGTTGTCCATGCTGAATAAGGGAGCAGAAACCCACAGGACTGAGTTATTTGCTGCAAGCTTCTTTTTTGtaggtgaggaagaggaggagaaggaatcACTGCCATGCTGCAATGAATCAGGTAATAAAAGATCTCTTGGGgatggtttgtttgttttgttttttttttcctgaatgtttAATTACTTTGCTTTTAATGAGCTGATCTTCCTGGTTTCTCACTAGGAGTGAACAGCCTGCCACCTTGTGagcactgcagaaatgaaaatgtatgtaaaaaaaaaatagaaaaataaccCAACCAACCCCACAACCCCTGTATTTAGTATAAAATAATCTGCAAGTTGTGATTCTTCTCTCTCATCACCTTTTAGAAATATATGTTTGTAAAATTTTATTGTAGGACCAGAAGGAGCTAGTGACCCCCAGGAGATTTGCTGGAGGACAACATGtgtatggttttattttgttttttttttttaatataatggGCATACATTTATATTGTTCTCATCAAGATATTTCTCTCTTCAGtttaagtggggaaaaaaagactgatttCCTGCACAAATAGGCTTGGAATTATAATGGATGCTCTGAaatccttaaaaataaacaatttggAGCAGCTGCCTGAATGTCCTGGTCCAAGAAAGCTCTTAGGACAGCTTCCTCTGCCTGCAATAATTAACACTGggcacattttttatttttccatgcttttttttttagcctggCCACACATGGAGGGTCTTGCCCTGTTTGCAGGACTGCTCATCCTCCCCTTTTGTCTTCCCTCTCATGTCTGGTGGTgttggggatgctgctggggggagctgggctgagccctgggtctgggcagagctgctttgctggCATGGAAGGAAATGTTATGCAAAAATGCTCATCACAGTTTATTCTGCACGGGCTGGCCAGGTCCTCCCAGCTGGTTTTTAACACCCCAGTGAcagttaaaaattattaaaatgattGTGCCTTCTGTACTCTGCAGATAAAGTGCCCTGGGGGAAGGGAGGTGCTTTGCTACCCCTTGCCAGCCACCTTTTTTCTGGTATGAGGAAACTCAACTGTTAgtttagaagaaacttcttggCTGGCAGGATTATTCAGCACTCAACCAAGGGGTTGGTttgaatccccatccctggaggtgctggaaaGCTGTGTGGATGTGATGCTGGTGGCCACGGGTTGGCTCTGGGCTGGGTCGAGTTGGGTTAATGCTTGgattcagattattttaaagctttttttttcccaaccagGAGCCTTCTGTGATCATCCAAACTAACATGGTGGCTCTTGCCCTGCAGGGTGCagctggaggctgaggggatGTATCAGTGCAGCCTCACAGGCTTGATTTTTGAGGTGACTGGGGCTGTGAAAATCACCTATTCCCTCTTATCCTGGAGCAAATACGCCGGGCTGGTGGAAAAGCCATGGATTGTGGGGGGCCCCCTCTTTGACCTGCGTTGTGATTCCATCTCCTCCCTCACCTCCATCCACTTCCCCCACTCCCTCTGCCTGGGAGGTGAGTCCTGGCCACCAGCCTGGTGGCCCTTGGGGGGCTCTGGGTTGCCCCCTCCAAGCTGTGACGAGGTCCCCGTTGTCCCCACAGGTCAAGAAGGTGGCATGGCCTTCAAGGTGTTTCACCTCAAAGGGGAGAAGGTGGCCATGGAACCCTCTGTGGAGTACTCAGCCTCCCACGTCAAGTGGCTGGTGAGCTCCTTGTCACCCGTGGGACCTCTGATCCAGGGCTTGGAGCCCCTCTGCCACCACGGTGCTGTCATCCTCTACAAAGCTGTTGATGAacatccctccctgtcctttcgGGTCTACGTGGCCACAAACAATGACTCCTTAATCAAGGTAGTGGGGGGGATGTCCTGGAGAAGTCTCAGCTGggtgggtggggatggggatgggagagagggaagggatcTTCATCCCAGCAGggtgggtggggatggggagagggaagggatcTTCATCCCAGCAGGGttggtggggatgggagagagggaagggatcTTCATCCCAGCAGggtgggtggggatgggggagagggaggggatcttcatcccagcaggatgggtggggatggggagagggaagggatgtTCAAGCAGGGttggtggggatggggatgaaaAGATCTTCATCCCAGCAGggtgggtggggatggggatgaagaGATGTTCATCTCCCACCCTGGGGTTTGCACATAAAGCTCTGGGGAAATGTTTATATCAAAATGGTaactggaggggaaggggattctccccctctgctccactctggtgggaccccccccctcctgcagTCCTGAGGTCCCCAACACAAAAAGGATGGGGAGGTGTTGTATGGGTCCAGAAGAGGCcgtggagctgctgggagggctggggaagctctggagccaggctgggaattgggggtgttcagcctggagaggagaaggatggaatggggagaccttggagcagcttccagtgcctgaaggggctccaggaaagctggggagggactctGGATAAAagcatggagggatgggatgaaggggaatggctttgaactgggagagaggagatggagatgagatttttaggaagaaatcgtttggggtgagggtgctgagcccctggcccaggtttcccagggaagctgtggctgccccatccctggaaacattccaggccaggttggatggggcttggagcatcctgggatgtgggaggtgtccctgcccgtggcaggggtTAGGACTAGATGgttttccaggtcccttccagcccaaactcCTCTGAGctcctatgattctgtgtttccatATAATGGGACTTCCCTACAGAGAAGGGCTGCCGCATTAGGATATAATTTTTAAGGAGCTCACTCACAAGCTAccataggaaaaataaaaaaaacctgaaaaacccTATTACCCTCCAAAATCCACAGTCCTCAGGACATGTTCCTGGAAGAGCTTCTTGTCCTCTCCCCCATTCCCCACTCCAATATGTAGGGAAACCCTTGgaaacacagcaacaaaacccTGGCCTTTTTTTGGGGTTGCAGTCCCTTTAGTGCACAGCTTCCCAAAAAGTTTGTCCCAGGAACAGGTCGTGGTTATTTCAGGGAGCTGGGGCCTGAGAACAGCCCCAGGAGCCACTGTC
The nucleotide sequence above comes from Heliangelus exortis chromosome 9, bHelExo1.hap1, whole genome shotgun sequence. Encoded proteins:
- the CARD8 gene encoding caspase recruitment domain-containing protein 8 isoform X2 — encoded protein: MSGRGQEPDSRAESLSSDEKEVTASSTGEEGSAEGHPAGEDGSENSSSSSSEEDSDSEELDGRRSGEEEEEKESLPCCNESGVNSLPPCEHCRNENDQKELVTPRRFAGGQHVVQLEAEGMYQCSLTGLIFEVTGAVKITYSLLSWSKYAGLVEKPWIVGGPLFDLRCDSISSLTSIHFPHSLCLGGQEGGMAFKVFHLKGEKVAMEPSVEYSASHVKWLVSSLSPVGPLIQGLEPLCHHGAVILYKAVDEHPSLSFRVYVATNNDSLIKDIIRDVKQSNKKLIKIDKPPACQKLLQEGKRYRLVCEPEAEVTPEEMEFVDGSFLKLKNYIEVYLEKPEDFTMSLVELDSDETVWKAKLRERDWIRYEQNKNEQKRSTGSVKKRKPSSGILEEGVLCSKKQKTNSSAGGLGAKNLTDQQLMVIAKLFGRQWREIAIECLQLEMKDIEQIQAAEEDVNIQKFLVLSKWREREQSNGTAAALHSSLQQAAPYEILQTLLDFSARC
- the CARD8 gene encoding caspase recruitment domain-containing protein 8 isoform X1, producing MSGRGQEPDSRAESLSSDEKEVTASSTGEEGSAEGHPAGEDGSENSSSSSSEEDSADSEELDGRRSGEEEEEKESLPCCNESGVNSLPPCEHCRNENDQKELVTPRRFAGGQHVVQLEAEGMYQCSLTGLIFEVTGAVKITYSLLSWSKYAGLVEKPWIVGGPLFDLRCDSISSLTSIHFPHSLCLGGQEGGMAFKVFHLKGEKVAMEPSVEYSASHVKWLVSSLSPVGPLIQGLEPLCHHGAVILYKAVDEHPSLSFRVYVATNNDSLIKDIIRDVKQSNKKLIKIDKPPACQKLLQEGKRYRLVCEPEAEVTPEEMEFVDGSFLKLKNYIEVYLEKPEDFTMSLVELDSDETVWKAKLRERDWIRYEQNKNEQKRSTGSVKKRKPSSGILEEGVLCSKKQKTNSSAGGLGAKNLTDQQLMVIAKLFGRQWREIAIECLQLEMKDIEQIQAAEEDVNIQKFLVLSKWREREQSNGTAAALHSSLQQAAPYEILQTLLDFSARC